The Candidatus Desulfofervidus auxilii DNA segment CACTGATGCCTAACATGGCTACTAAGACAATGTCTGCTTTAGGATAACTGGCACATATCTCATACCCTTCTGGACCATAAAGTATTTTGAGATTATTAAGGGCAGTTAAACCTTCTTTTAATATCTGGGCATTTTTTTTATCTAGGACACAGGCTATTTCTGGTTTAAATTTTATAATTTGTTGTTTTAATAAGCTCACATTTTGACCGGCCCCTAGGGCAACTACCTTAAAGCGGTCTTTAAAGTGATTGACTACTTCTAAGGTCTGCTTGCCAATAGAACCGGTAGAACCTAAGATAGATAGATATTTCATTTAAGCCACCATTGCCAACAATAATAACTCAGGGGTAAAGCAAATAACACCCCATCAATTCTATCCAGGATGCCACCATGTCCTGGTAAGAGTCCTCCGCTGTCTTTAACCCCGGCTTGACGTTTAAGTGCAGATTCGAAAAAATCACCTATTTGGGAGACTATTGCCAAGGCGAGACTCAAACCTAATATTTTAAAAAATCCAACAGGTAACCAGATGGCTGAGACTCCACCTAAAATTAAGGCACTGAGGCTTCCCCCTATTAAACCCTCCCAAGATTTTTTAGGGCTTACTGCAGGATAGAGCTTGTGTTTACCCAACTTACGGCCTGTATAAAATGCCCCGGTATCTACAGCAAAAGTCATAAAAAGTGTCCAAAGTAATAAAATACGGCCTTGGGGTAGGGTAGTAAAAGAAAGGGCATGTCCTAGAAAAACATTGGGATAAAATAGACCCAAACTCATTGCAGGTAAAAAAGAGGTAAGCTTTGGTTGATGACCATAGGCCCAAATAAAATAGAGGGCCAAAAAGAAAAAAGCCAGAGTTATTCCTAATAAAGGATAGTGAGCGGCAAATCCTATAAGAATTAAAAGATTAAGAAATGCCTGAAAAATGTTTAAACTAGTTAAATTATGCAAATCCCACAGTCTTCCAAATTCCAAACAGCCTAATATGCCTATCAAAAAAGCAAATAGGCAAAATATAAAAAAAGGTGCTTTAAGGACAATCCAAATAACAACTGGTAAGGCAACAATAGCAGTTAAAATACGTTTTTTATGAGTTTGATTTTTCATTTTCTTTAGAGTTTAATTACACATAAACCTTGGATTAGGCAAGGTGTTAGTAAAAGAGAAATAAATTTATAGACCCAGGGAAAAAAATTACCCAAATGGCACCTAGGGCTAAAAAAGGGCCAAAAGGAATGGGGAAATTACGGTCTTTTCCTTGGAACAATATCCATAA contains these protein-coding regions:
- a CDS encoding phosphatidate cytidylyltransferase, which codes for MKNQTHKKRILTAIVALPVVIWIVLKAPFFIFCLFAFLIGILGCLEFGRLWDLHNLTSLNIFQAFLNLLILIGFAAHYPLLGITLAFFFLALYFIWAYGHQPKLTSFLPAMSLGLFYPNVFLGHALSFTTLPQGRILLLWTLFMTFAVDTGAFYTGRKLGKHKLYPAVSPKKSWEGLIGGSLSALILGGVSAIWLPVGFFKILGLSLALAIVSQIGDFFESALKRQAGVKDSGGLLPGHGGILDRIDGVLFALPLSYYCWQWWLK